DNA sequence from the Rhizoctonia solani chromosome 14, complete sequence genome:
AAGACCAGCACCGAGACCCCCAGGGCGAGCAGGCAAAAAAACTTGCCAAACAGCAAGCGAGCTTGGCCCAGGCATTGAGTCTCACAGATAACTCACTGCTGGCCCCTGATAGGCTTGCTGGTTCATTCGACTCCCGCCACGTCCCCTCTCTCGGCGCCACGCCGCCCCTTGGTGCACACTTGGACACCACACTATATGAGCTAGCCATGATGCCTTCCCTCAACTTGACATCTTACCAGCCGACCCTACTTGCTTCGTTCAGCCCGGAGAACAATGATTTCCTTTCACAGGAAGATCATTCAACCCACACGTTAACATATTCTCTGCCATCATCGAATGAAAATCTCCGTTCACTAGACCTACCAAGCTTGTATTGCCCACCCGACCCAAGTTCCAGCCTCTATATTCACAAAAGTGAAAATGTGGAAGACCTCGAGGGGGTTGGTGAAATTGTTTGTCGAACTCCACTTGGCCTGGACCGTATGGTAGATAGCAACTCATTGATATTCGTTTTATACGCGTGTGAGTCCCAGATCTTTTTCCCTATCTCACAACTCTTACGTGTTTCCGTTAGATTCCCAATGGATTCTATTGGCCGTTTTCGACCCTCTTCAAATAATTCATACATCACAAGAAACAATAATAAATCAATTTTTAGACTCCTCTGCTTCACGGTGCAGGCTCATACTAATCTCGGAATTAATGATGAGATTAATCGAGTCCCAGAGCTTGGATGAAGGAGGAAAGAGGATGCTTGCATTGCTAGAAGGCGAGATTTGTCGAAACATAGTAGGCTATCAGACTCAGCAAAAGCTTTTGAGTCAAGAAGAACGGAGACGCGCAATTACGGCGTTGGATCACTTGGTAGAGGCAAGTTCCTTCTCATGTAACTTTGAACATATACTGACTGGCTGAACGGACAGCTGCTCAGTATACGTCTATTTTCAGCCCCTCTTGCCCCTACCCTCCATCTCCTCCAATTGACAGCCCCCGTATTTCTAAGCACCTGTTCCCTACCTCATCCCCCGGATATGTCAATGGCTCTCCTTGATCCCAGTATTAACTTACGACATTTTGTGGTGATGGATGTTGTTACAAGTATTACGACCGGTAGACCACTTTTGTGCAGGTTAGTCGTATCTCAGTCTTGACTATAGTGCTTGATGGTGACATTGGTGGGCACGAACCGCGAAACAGATATCGTGTGCCCTGGTCCCTCGATTTATGCGGCAGATTTACAAGGACAAGAGAGGACCAGGGTTTGCAATGGATGTTTGGCATCCCGGATCAATTCATTTTGCTCCTCGGGTATATGACTGGTCTCCGGGATGATGCTGACACTACCGGCATACCAACGGCTCCCAGAGTTATCGAGCAGATTGAAGAAGACATGAGAAGCATGATCATCTTACCATGTGAGGGCGGAGACGCATCATTAACAGTTGCAAGGATGATCGTACAGGCATGTTGGCGCGGGGCCACCTTTATTTATCTTTACATGGTGAGCTCGTGCATAAGATGTTTGTTGATCCCGCTTAAACATGATATAGGCATTGTGCGGAGCGGACGCGTTCGATCCTCGAGTAATGAGAGCACAAAGAGGCTTCATGAAGCTCGTAAATGGAACCAGACCCGGACGTAACCCCGATACATTCTTACTTTTCCCCATGCTAATAGTAAGATCTTGCTTACGATGTGACCCTGTACCTGTCTTCACCTTATTTGACCAGGTGGGCTGATCAGCAACCAAGTCTACCCATCGACAAACCATCATATCTCGTATCCTTACCACACCCCATTTTATGAACCCAAATACAACTGGAAACGATTATCTCCGTATGTTAGAGGATATTTGGGCCCGGACAAACTCAGAAGGCAGGGCAGCTCGATGGGAGGATCTCCGAGAAGCGTGCGTGAGAATTACGGGAATCTAGGGGTTTGCCTTGGCCTCTTGGAAATGAATCAGAGAGTTGTGCATTAACGAGATTGGCGGTACGGGATGAACTGTTGAGTAGCATATATGCCCATTCGAATTCAGCACATCAACGAGCACAGGGCCAGGCCCATAGAAAGATAGATGTTTACGATTGTAGCCTTCGTCCTGAACCACGATAGACGGGCAGGAATCAAAATCTTCAGGGCCAGTTGCAATGAGATCTTCAAATCAGATTGGATTGTTGTGGCTATAAGAGTCCTGGATGTACTATATCTAATCAGAAGATATTCAACTTGACCTAGGCTGTTTCCAATAATAGAGGCCGATGTTCCACATGACTTATATGGGGTCACGGACTCCTAACCAGAATAGTGTTGAGACAGTGCAACCAGCAACTTGGCCTGGGATAAATTTGCCCAAGTACATGGTGTGATATGCACTATGGATCTTAGCCCATCCCACATTGCGATCCCCCTAATTCATCTTCATGCCTTCATGTATACTTGTTGAGCGACAAGCGTATTATAGTTATGTATATTGGATAGATACGTATACCAATAGCTTGTTCCCAATGTTAATGACTGGCACTATAGAgtcactgtggtgtgataagatcctgaaaatcagtacatcagtaaaagattccttttttcagtaggatatggcctgaaaataacaatgttagtatgcctccctcagcatgaatcagactatggaagaattgatacctaaaatcaatatgtattgatcttgatttcagctcaattctcacttaaacacacgcactgattttcagcattataaccttgtacagtgagtGGCAAAGAAATATTGACGTATCAATGCCCGATGTTAGGCTCAATCTAGCTGGAAAGTTAAGTGAACTTCTTTTGAATGATGCAGTATAGATCCGGAATACATAGCATTTAGTATGTGCATTAACTGCTTCCCTAAATGGCCAGCAAGGTGCAGAGTTTTTGGATCATGCTAGTACGGGGTGGCTGGGATCAAAAGAGAAGTGCGCACAAGAATTGCATCGCTTAGCGGCTCCAGCCTGAAGTGGAACTATTACCAAACCAAGGGACCGGTGAACTTACAAACCAAAACACGCTGCACAGGAAGTAGCATTCAAGGCCTTTAAGAAACGTATAGCTCCTATTAGCCACGCATATGCGCACAACCCCCAAGTCTCCATGAGGTCATTCAGAACCCGTTCCTGCTTGATGATCCCGCCACTATACAAAACCAAAATCAGAACTTGATATTGACTGATCAGAACGTCAAATGCATGGGCCCTTGTAAAGTGCTGAAAGGCCGCTGAAATATGAATCCAGTCAACATCAGTTACCATTGTTAGATATATTCCCGGGTCAGCATTTTTATTGTGGACCAAATGTCTTAGGAAATATTGCCAACACTGGAGGCTGCCCTGGATATTCAGCGCATCATAGGATTCAGGTTTACACTGCAAATGCCCACAAGAGACAAGTATGAAGTTATTTATTGTCACTTATGATATCTACCCTTCCACCAAGTAAGCAAGGGGTCAAAATTACCTTGGGACCATTTCCAAGACGACCAGCTCCAAGTACTCCTACTGTTGATGCAAATCAACGTCGCTAGTTAACCCAGGAACATACTACACAAGCGCTACATTTTGAATACCTCCCGCAACCACACATTGTTTGCATTATCCAGACTCTCCCATTATAGTCACGTTGATCAGCATTTTGGGGTCTTTGCTGGTTGTCCCATCCGAGTATTGTGTGTAAGGTTTGGCGGTGGTGTCGTTCTTCCAGTTGATGTTTTCATTAGATAGTTCAAACTTGAATGATGAAACAAGATTTGAGAGAACCGTCTCTGTTTGAACCAAACTCTGCTCAACCTTTGCACTTGAGCCTGTTAAAGGAGGACACTCACTCATCTCCAGCTGGGCAAACTTCACACCCCTGGCGTTACTGGAGCTAAATATCAGTCAATCAGGCGGATGAAAAAACACTCACGGGCATGCCCGTGGCCCTCCGAGAAACGTCATACTAAGTTGATTAGCTGGGTTTACTGTTTTGACAAGCTCCTTTTTGAGACCTGCACTTACGTTGATGCGTAGATACCAGGCATTCTAGAATCCATAACACTCTTGGGCAATGGCTCAAGCCAGCGATCTGGCCTAAACACTTTGGCGTCATCTCCCCAGGTTCGTCTGGGACCGATCTTAATACCACTCCTTTAAGCAACTTCAACACCTACCGATCTTGGTTTGCCGCACCAAGAGACACATGCAGCGTGGCACCTTTGGGAACATGAATGTTCAGCATCATGGCCCTCCCTTCAGCCGACCTGGCAGGATAGTGAAGAGGTAGTATCCAATCCTTCATTGCAACACGATCCAGAAAGAACACAGGGGCATGAAGCCTTAATGACTCTCGACACACCGCGTCCAAGTAAGGAAGTGAGTTAAGCTGATCATAGTCAAGATTCTTTCCATAGAAATGGTGTGCTCTACGAATT
Encoded proteins:
- a CDS encoding Fungal specific transcription factor domain → MSNPARGPKNEQDQHRDPQGEQAKKLAKQQASLAQALSLTDNSLLAPDRLAGSFDSRHVPSLGATPPLGAHLDTTLYELAMMPSLNLTSYQPTLLASFSPENNDFLSQEDHSTHTLTYSLPSSNENLRSLDLPSLYCPPDPSSSLYIHKSENVEDLEGVGEIVCRTPLGLDRMVDSNSLIFVLYAYSQWILLAVFDPLQIIHTSQETIINQFLDSSASRCRLILISELMMRLIESQSLDEGGKRMLALLEGEICRNIVGYQTQQKLLSQEERRRAITALDHLLLSIRLFSAPLAPTLHLLQLTAPVFLSTCSLPHPPDMSMALLDPSINLRHFVVMDVVTSITTVLDGDIGGHEPRNRYRVPWSLDLCGRFTRTREDQGLQWMFGIPDQFILLLGYMTGLRDDADTTGIPTAPRVIEQIEEDMRSMIILPCEGGDASLTVARMIVQACWRGATFIYLYMALCGADAFDPRVMRAQRGFMKLVNGTRPGRNPDTFLLFPMLISTHRQTIISRILTTPHFMNPNTTGNDYLRMLEDIWARTNSEGRAARWEDLREACVRITGI